The Arachis duranensis cultivar V14167 chromosome 9, aradu.V14167.gnm2.J7QH, whole genome shotgun sequence genomic sequence TTTCAGAACCTTACAAAATGACCACAGATGGGATGAGTTAATAGCGGATGTCAATATATCGTGTCTACTTCCTTTCGGAATCACCGGAAGTATCTGTCTGAAATCACCTCCTAGAACAACAACCTTACCACCAAATGGTTGATGTGTCTTATGTTGATTGGTAACTGACATAAGATCCCTGAGCGTCCGATCAAGTGCTTCAAAGCACATTTTATTGAGCATTGGAGCTTCATCCCAAATTATTAAGCTACTTTGGATGAGCAGCTCAGCCTTCAAACTGCCATGCTTGATGTTGCAAGTAGATTCATCAGTAATTGTAATGGGTATTGAAAATCTAGAATGAGCCGTTCTGCCACCAGGTAGGAGTAAAGAAGCAATTCCACTGGATGCGacatttaaaacaatttttccTCTAGACCGAATAGCAGAAGAAAGTCTATTCCAAATAAATGTCTTACCACACCCACCATGCCCATAAACGAAGTAAAAACCACCAGAGTCTGTAACAACAGCATTGAGTATCTCATCAAATACTAACCTTTGCTCATGAGTCATCTTTTGTTCTGTATATAAGTTTGTATGAGTCAACTCATTTGTGTCATATGCTAACTCCTCCTCTATTAGCTTATTCATTGATTGATAGTCTCTTAAAGATCTCACATTGCTGTTAAGTATCTTCTCAATCTCAATAAGGCAGAGGTTTTTCAATTCGTCACCAGTCATGTTTAGTCCTAGAAAAAGCACATAGtagttttataaaatatttaataagtaattctaaaataaaactattaatattcttaataaaaataaagataataagaGAATACAAtcttgatataaaaaaaagacatagtaaaataCCTTGGTTTTTCAAAGCTTTTCTCCTCTCATATAGTATTCCATTAGCCAATAATGTCCAAGTTGCATTCCAAACACGCTCTGGGTTGCTAATACTATTAGATATCAGTAGCATCGCAAATAATTTTCTCAATTGATGACCAGATGCAAGTTCAGCTACCTCATTAATAGCTGTAATGAATTCCCTATCATCGCACAGTAGTCCCATGGAATAGCAAGCATCTTGGAAGCTAGAATATGTAATTCCATTAACTGTCCTAATAGACTCATATGTTGTGCAACCTCTCTGAACAGCTAACAAAAttctcatataataaatatcacCTGTACCCGGTGGAACATAATTTAAACTCCCGATAGAATACCCTCTTTTGCGTGGATGCCATACCCTTGATTCTCTATCATAAACAAATTGATTTGGAAATTCAGCATACGTCAAAGTTTGACCtgcttcaaattttttattggccTCCATCCATGCTAAGAACATTgtatattttccttcctcttcttccacaATTTCTTCAAGATCGTCATCATCTTTAAAGATTATATTTTCCTCTCCAGGCAAATGAAAGGTTAATCTCATCACTGAAGGCCACCTTTGATGAATATCATACGCTAAGGTTCTCCACACAGTCTCACATGCAGACAAATATCTGCAATCATAGAATTGTTTGATCTCATCAATAACCTGAGCATCCTCTCCACTGAAAGCTTCCTTTGTAACTCCAACTGCTACCCTGTCTGGACCTTTATTCACATACTTGAACAAATATTTGATAGCATTCGACTTGTTGCAGTACTCTACATTAACATGCGCTTGATAAGACATCAGTAGATATGCATTGTATGGAACCACATTCCTATTATCCATATGGACTCCCTTCTTCTCAGTGACCACCCCTGTGTCTCGTCTTCTATATGATGGGTATCCACTATCATCGATAACTGTGGTTTTATTGAATGTCTTGGGATAATATTTGGTACAGTACCCATCTTTCATGCAGGAAGATTTTGAGAATGCTCTACCACATGGTCCATGAATCATATATGTAGATACAGCTCTAAACAATTTTGGATGCTGAGCAGGATCTGGCAACTCTGAAGATATTAACTGATCAATTTGAGTTGTCGATGTTATCTTATGGtctccacttaaccataaaagAATGTGAGCATGTGGTAGGCCTCTTTTTGGAATTCCACCGTATACATCCCTTAtaccaaaaagacaaaaaaaattatatgttatatTTAAACTATCTATTTTATGTATGTGCTTTGATAAATTAAGggtgataataaaaaatcaacaatacgttaagtaagaaaatattttgccatttattttataacaatcTAAATGAATATTTCTCTAAAAATAAGGTCGGATGATGAGCAATACCTGCATCTAGCACTCCAAAAGGAATTTCTTGCTTAAGATCCGAGATTATCATATCAAACTTAATTTTGAATACTCTACACGATATATCCGGCCGGTCTTCAACCTTTAAGTTCCTTGGATTGATATATTCGGCCggtcttcaatctttaagttcctTGGATTGTTAACCCTGCCAATCTCTTGCCAACTTGAGTTACATGTCATTGTGATGAAGAGGTCTGGATATCCATATTTCTTACAAATTGTCATAGCATCTTGACAATTATTAAACATGTATCTCATACCACCAGTGAAGGACGCAGGTAGGATGATACGCTTACCTGCTTTAGAAGCACGTGTCTCACCCCTAACAACTGCATCTTGAATCCATTTGTATATATCACTCTTCACCTTGGTTTGGTTGTTTCGGTAGTAGGTCAACCTTCGTGCTTCAATCATAGAAAAGCAATCAACCAAGAACTGCTGAAATAATCTTCCACCATTGACAATGGTTGCATACTCGACCTTTCTCTCTTGTATTCTAAATGCTATGAACTCCCTTAAACTCACACGctgtctctttctattttcatcAGCCCTATAAGATTCTCGCAAAGGAATGTCTTCTTGGTAGCCATCTTCACCGTAAGGAAACATCATAGGGTACTAAAGAGGAATAAATGCGGTGTGTGTCTCATGAATCCTTTGCAGATGTACAGATTTTAATTGAACTATAATATCACGTCCTGCATCTCCAGAATCAAAATCTCCTACTATTAGAGCTGCGACCTCGTTAGAAGATGGTAAATTGTAGACTCTTGCATCCTTTGATCTTTTTCGGTACAATCGTAGTCTTATATTTGCGATATCTCCTTGATTTAGGTAGTTTCTCACTATCCTAAATGTGTGAGCAAGAACATTATGTTGATCGATCATGTCCTTGAGATCTAGAACTAAGGACTGGtcaatgttgttgttgtttgttctTGAACTATATAAAACatcaattgaaaaatattagtattcATAATTAACCAAAATCAAAGTACGAACTacctaaataaatttttaatcagtTTGGAATGCATGATACAAACCTGAAAATCTCTATCCTGTTTGAGACCTCATTTTCTGTATCATAAATATATAACTGCGCAAATTTTGGTCTTTGTCCCTCAATTGGCACCAAGCTTCCAATTCTGTGGTAGTTTTGTCCACTCACAATGAACTGGGGAGGACCTGTCCCATCATTGATAGAGGTCTCTATTTTACCTCCGAGGGACGTGAAGCAAAACATGCTATTATAAGTTCTTATATTATCCTTAAAGTGTTTGCTTCTCTGGTCTGCTCCAGATAATAAACCTTGCAAGAGCTGAGGTGGACGTTGCAAAAACGGCAATTGTACCTTCCCTCGCATACAACATATTGAGAACTCAATATTGGATCCTGTTTTAGACTTTTCTGATCTCTCCTCATACCACATCATGGCGTCGCAATGCCGACAAAAAAATTCTGGGTCACCAATATCTATCACATCTAATAATCACCAAGataataaattatgtttcaGTTATATctgaaaaaaatactttatataaaaatatatctttctTTCACTAtgttaagtataaaaataatatttatgaaAGATTACCGAAGATTGCAATTTATAGATTAAAAAGATGAGATCatataatacaatttttttgtgCCAACCTCAAGGTTTAAGTTTTACATGCACACTAATCAAACAATAAGAATAACAATATATCaatgttcaaatataaaaattataatatataaccatatcttagtttgaattttaaaaacttgAACACTAAacgataattttttgtttataagaAGCAtaacaatagtaaataataaacTGCTGATATTGCTACTTCTTAGATTACATGTATTCTCAGCAACATCGAATATGGCTGGGTATTCAATTTGCACAGAATCATCTAATATAGTCGTGTTTTCAGTAATATCCTCAAcatcttcaaaaaattttgaaagatttataGCCAATTCCTTCAAgaatgtttttctttgtttcaggTATCTTTCTTTTTTAGCTATGCACACTTCTTCTAATTCTTTAGTATCTAAATTTGAATTAGATGTACTTGCTCCTGTAATCATTAGAGATAGTAAATCAAGcactt encodes the following:
- the LOC107465235 gene encoding LOW QUALITY PROTEIN: uncharacterized protein LOC107465235 (The sequence of the model RefSeq protein was modified relative to this genomic sequence to represent the inferred CDS: inserted 1 base in 1 codon; substituted 1 base at 1 genomic stop codon) translates to MAGIHKIADINPTIDNLCVRIRVIWLWTLPSYENSPLPYSIEMVWLDEDGGKIHASVKKAFVSRFVNLLEEGISYQIRYFGVGLNKGYFKTTHHEYVVNLNQHTDVHRLPESSSIPRHGFKFVSFDTLNAPGYDCTYLVDVVGYLTGIGNEKTLEKDEKSTKYTVIELEIDDGSGNKNGAVVVLQFVRVKLFNEKIVLQNSMYGTKMFFNLEDTAVIQFKNSFVRFEESRGNISGIPNEAAFLKIYQGKTIEQLKEFDTNSICVVLTTISHIMNTPDWYRIKFGVIDDSDCACFVVFDKEAKQVLGKSCVEILDPLLLKGDLSDTPTLLLNLIDKTFLFIIEVQISDNPHFSPSYKVKKMTDNVDLINKFKEAHPIQINLLLEFSNEVAANDESELLENAITPTKRLSSESEESKHNNRGNSSDGSNDVHFQSVLSNITNGLNTDNNPTPYRSRSPTTNLHSVGEKERCSNISDISNSGITREAYDSPCHQTSQQQFQQTSNNIHQLQSQHSLEYSNRIRLQRDVRLNRKTMLLQKRHGASTSNSNLDTKELEEVCIAKKERYLKQRKTFLKELAINLSKFFEDVEDITENTTILDDSVQIEYPAIFDVAENTYVIDIGDPEFFCRHCDAMMWYEERSEKSKTGSNIEFSICCMRGKVQLPFLQRPPQLLQGLLSGADQRSKHFKDNIRTYNSMFCFTSLGGKIETSINDGTGPPQFIVSGQNYHRIGSLVPIEGQRPKFAQLYIYDTENEVSNRIEIFSSRTNNNNIDQSLVLDLKDMIDQHNVLAHTFRIVRNYLNQGDIANIRLRLYRKRSKDARVYNLPSSNEVAALIVGDFDSGDAGRDIIVQLKSVHLQRIHETHTAFIPLXYPMMFPYGEDGYQEDIPLRESYRADENRKRQRVSLREFIAFRIQERKVEYATIVNGGRLFQQFLVDCFSMIEARRLTYYRNNQTKVKSDIYKWIQDAVVRGETRASKAGKRIILPASFTGGMRYMFNNCQDAMTICKKYGYPDLFITMTCNSSWQEIAEYINPRNLKVEDRPDISCRVFKIKFDMIISDLKQEIPFGVLDAGMYTVEFXKRGLPHAHILLWLKLPDPAQHPKLFRAVSTYMIHGPCGRAFSKSSCMKDGYCTKYYPKTFNKTTVIDDSGYPSYRRRDTGVVTEKKGVHMDNRNVVPYNAYLLMSYQAHVNVEYCNKSNAIKYLFKYVNKGPDRVAVGVTKEAFSGEDAQVIDEIKQFYDCRYLSACETVWRTLAYDIHQRWPSVMRLTFHLPGEENIIFKDDDDLEEIVEEEEGKYTMFLAWMEANKKFEAGQTLTYAEFPNQFVYDRESRVWHPRKRGYSIGSLNYVPPGTGDIYYMRILLAVQRGCTTYESIRTVNGITYSSFQDACYSMGLLCDDREFITAINEVAELASGHQLRKLFAMLLISNSISNPERVWNATWTLLANGILYERRKALKNQGLNMTGDELKNLCLIEIEKILNSNVRSLRDYQSMNKLIEEELAYDTNELTHTNLYTEQKMTHEQRLVFDEILNAVVTDSGGFYFVYGHGGCGKTFIWNRLSSAIRSRGKIVLNVASSGIASLLLPGGRTAHSRFSIPITITDESTCNIKHGSLKAELLIQSSLIIWDEAPMLNKMCFEALDRTLRDLMSVTNQHKTHQPFGGKVVVLGGDFRQILPVIPKGSRHDILTSAINSSHLWSFCKVLKLHTNMRLLMSSLDQDEGEIKRFANWILDVGNGNIGSVVGDESEVEIPNDLLITTTDDPLSHLVDFAYPNLLQNMSDYRYFQSRVILAPTLESVEKVNDFVLTIFPGMENEYLSSDTTCQADENEDVQQEWFTPEFLNDIKCSGLPNHKLTLKPGVVVMLLQNIDQTSGLCNRTRLIVNELGSNIIGATVVTGRNIENKVYIPRMNLIPSDSGLPFKFQRRQFPLTVCFAMTINKSQGQSLSHVGLYLPKSVFTYGQLYVALSRVKSRSGLRVLILDEDGNPKSSTTNVVFKEVFNNI